gtcaactaataAGAACAATTACGATCAACTAgaagaactgcaatcattgcaaaCGTGTACCACTGCTGACTCGTGAAAGTCTCATGACCATTCGTGGTCATGTGTGTtgctattgaaaaccttgataaaatataaattatttgccttaatgattaattcattaagtgaacataaatgtacaattatatatgaatgtttaatgtttgttcttttaaatctttaaaaaaaagttgaagcaacattgccacagttttcataattaggtttgccttggtttttggttaactgcctacagtgcttacagcgctttgattGTATAGTAGTTTTGATATTGTAGCTTTTGATTTGCCCTTATTCCAAGTCTAAACTATATTAGCCCCCATGGccagttttgtttgtttcatgGGTGGGGTATATTTAATGTAGCATTGTAAGAAGAAGATGATATTTCATTTCCACTTGTGTGCCCTAAAGAACacattacaacatcaataattttcgttatacaatacaaacaatgagataaaaaaaaaatattgatgagaACTGTTTAAGTTCTTAGAGAATATGTagataaagattttttatttttaaaaaatatctaacGCATTTTAATGCAAGTTAGGCTGATATAGATAACAAACAAGCAGCCCAATAatagagacaaaaaaaaaatccacactAGAAGCTCAAATTCAGGTTATATCATTAGGTTAAATGTTTGCCATAACATATAAATCAGTTGAATAAAGCTTACTGTTACTAAAGAAAATTCTACTGGAATTTATTGGAAAGGAAAACTAATCCTGTAAACATACACTACAGCTTAGGTGGGTTTTGCTTTGTCCACCAGCCCACCATGGGAGTGGGTACCAGGTGGGCAAAATTTCTACCTTGTCCACTCTGCCCACCCATAGGAGTGGGCATgcaatttcttttgtttaatctAAAGATTTGCAAGTACAATCACTTGAAAAAAGCAGATAAGCATttgtaatcaatatttttacaaaaaaagagaaTATAGCTAGAGTGGTCATGGGTGGGCAGGTGGAAATAGCAAAATCCACACGGGCTGTTGTGTATCTGCAGGATACAATATAACTTTTTATCAGCTGAATACTAAATCTATATTAATATCCAGGTCCATGTCAGGCTTTGAATCATCAAAAGACGCTGTTAATAACATGTTTTAGCATATCCTAGATTTgataaattacatattttttccgTTCTTTCACAggatttatatgaaaaataacaaaaagttcAATTGGAGCTACTCTTATGTTGTTACATCATTACTAAATTGTACATTTCTGtatagttatatattttgacaataacCTGCCATAATTAGCCATAATGCTTGATAGTTTTTGGAAGGGTTGTTTTTCATTGGtcacatattttttaagataaCCTGATTAGCACTTCTTCAGTATTGACCATTGTCCAATGACCATTGGAGTTGCAAAAGGTCGATAAACTTGTTAATCATGAAAACATACGCCTTTTGGCAAGCATGGTTCCCTtataatattgattattttgattttgaaatttgttgaagaaacaatattataagtattttattttttccagaaACGTGAAGAAGGATGGTGGGTTGTTATTGGAGACAGCAAAAATAATTCTCTGTTATCTATCAAACGTTTGACATTACAACAGAAAGCCAAAATTAAGTTGGACTTTGTGGCGCCCTCTCCTGGACATTATAACTATGTTATATACTATATGAGTGATGCCTACATGGGATGTGATCAGGAGTACAAGTTCAGCATAGATGTCAAAGAGGGTGAAAGTGACGAGAGTGATAGTGACAGTGATTAAACTGTGACAAAGTAAGACAACTGATATAAATTTGGTGTATGTCCCCGATGATGGACAGAGATATGTCTGGTCAACAGTGAAATTTGGACAAACTGATAAAACCTGTAAATAATTGATAAGATTATCCTCTCAATGTCATTGACAGATTAAAACCATTCTCAATCATGTTTAAgtactttaaaaatttcaaatatataatgacAATGTGTGACCTTTAACATGTAGATCATCTTGATTATATTTGCATAACTTGTCACATGACCAAGTTACGTAAATAATGTCACTGTGTGTATTGATCTGATTGTTGACAATGTATTCagataatttattacaatattGATGACCATTggtaaatatgtaaacatagaTAGAGAGTATACGACCAGATGTACTTAGCACAGATTTATCTGTTGATATAAAAATggtgtaattgaaaatttaagcAATTATTTGTGAActcctttatatttttttgttatttcacttatgtaaataaatttgaagtgtgaatataatgaatataattttttatacatgATAAATTGCTTTCATATCAGTTTAGTGAGATATGAGAGTTATGAAGtatcataaaaacataaatttcgTCTCGTTAAATTATGTTTCCAAAAGAAATATCTAGTCTGTGCTGTTTGATAAATcatgaacatgaaaaaaaatatatgaagatTATTATTTATGGTTAGTTATGTTAAGATATTTGTTATTGaactaaaaatattaaaaatcatttttttcacacAAATAATTCAGTGAAATGTTGAGTGCAATTTTAATCTCTGACAAATAAAGTTTATTATCATTTAACATgtcatttaattgtttttcgtaTTCAGCTGGTCACTACTACTGGAATTTTCATTACCTACATCATTCTATTCCAGTGCTGTATTGttgatatatgtatattataataaataacattgaaaatctgtttaaagtgtttcttgtatatgaagtttaatttattgtaaagtTATAAATTGTAATGAGGTTTCTTGACCcttaaaaagatttgttttgaataacATTACACTacgttaaaatttacaattgaaAATTCATTATCAAAGTAAATGATATACTTCTTTGCAGTTTTAACCTCGCAATGCTTTGTATTCAAAGATATAGGGggttaaaaattatttcaattcccTTGGTTGCAATACTGTGCATTGTAAAAGATTGGTAGATTTTTTATTAGCATATATTTAATGCGTGTTATCTATATGGATATTGCCAACTTAAATgctgaaggttttttttatggttgTATACTAACAAAGCTATCTTATCCTCTTGTAGCTCCATATATGTGCCTAAGTTGTAAtaattgtcttgtcttgtctttaTTCTGTGGTCTGAAAATTGCGCTCcgtcaaaaacatgtttaatccctgCCATAgtctttatgtgcctgtcccaagccaggagcatGAGGTTCATGttcgtgttttttttgtaatttgttttgttataaataagcctgtaagttttctcaattgatttttttcatattattcatgTCGTCACCTTTTAAAGCCAACCATACTGTATCATAAGTGTATGGGTTTTTCTTAtggttgaaggctgtacagtttACTGTTGCCTATTATTGCTTACATCCaccttatttgaactttggtggttagttgtcacattggcaatcataccacatctccttcttTTATGTTGGCAGGAAGATGTGTCATCCtaccaaaacacaaatttttgaCTGACCCAAACTGTCTTCTGAATGCAGTGTGATCAGCAGAGAAGCAGCAAaacttaatttttataccccacaCAATTTTTGCATTGGATATGTTGTTATTTGCCCCTCCATCCTTCAGTCTTGTTCTTGTCGTACATGtagcaactcctctgaaaccacacaacagaatttatAGATAATAAGGACAACTATGtcgatgtgcatatcgacaagAAATTATGAATCAACTTATTTTCGAGGAGCTCTGCCCCTGTGAACTTATTTGCCTCAATATACTAGTCCATCAGTCCTGCTCTTGTAATATGGCAACTATTTTTAAACCACACAACAggatttcatgaaactttgtagataataaggacatactgtGTAGATGTGCCTATCCACAAGAAATTATGCAGTTATGTTTCTTTTGAACTGATTGGCCTCAATGTACTGCAGTTTGTCAGTCATGTTCATCTTATATCTGTTTTTGACCAAGTCTTAACCAATCCTATGACCATCTGCACTTTAGGTGACCATGAAACCACTTAGGTAGAAGAGACACTTGTGATGCATGTTATTCATCAGAATaagatgacaaaaatatatttatttcaagaaaacaaatgtcaaatttctatggttttattcattaaaaaattacaacctttaataacaaaatatcaaaacatgaaCAACTGATTATCAAACaatcaaacaacaataaaaataatagaaaattatagATATCTAGTGGGTTACATTTCATTGAGTTAACCAGTTTATCCTGGTCCAGCTAAATACTTATAAATACAAGGTAATTTTAGTTAAAGAATGGAATTCCTttcttaaaatacatttatgacataagatttataaaatatacaacgATGAGTGTGTACATGTATTCTATTGTATTAATCTTTCTTTGGATATAAGTAATCAGTAAATTTCACTATTATATGCTTTTAATTCAAAATCTTTATTTGGAATCTGTTAGTGAACAACAGTattcattaatataaatataaatatggacaGCTTGTTCATaaccataaaatatatgaaataagtaAAATGAATGACAACACAGATTTGATAAAAGAGCAAAAACAAACTTTGAATACATTAATTGCATATAGTTTCAAGCTCCATGTATTTACATACTAATGCCATTGacatcaaaaatgttttttttttttttttttatagttggcaattttattcaaaagagacatgaaaataagatattttacctgttattgattttaaatgttACTATATCATGTACATGACTTTCATGACTTTACAGCTACCCGTATGCAAGAAGATAAATGTGAACAAATAttatatgtacaaaaagtaaGTATTGTATTGATTCAGGAAAACAATTCATCTGGCAAGGTATAAGCAGCTCTACCAAACCTATTGTAATACAAATAAAGCTAAACCTGAAATGTGTGTAAAAGAAGTTTAAGGAAATGATACAGTGGgttgttagaaaaaaatactcCTTTAATTTTAAGTACTTGTATGACTTTTTTCTTAATTGTTAGTGCAAGAACATAATGCATCAGTTCCTTCAAATATCACAATCTTAAGACACTTTCAATTCAGTGACCCCATCTTTTCATGAATAggtctttactcaaaaaaagtaaaatcacaaaaatactgaactcagatgaaaatcaatttggaaatttcttaatcacatggcaaaatcaaatttacaaaaacacatcaaaaacatggacaacaactgtcatactcctgacttggaatGAGCTTCCCTAATTCAAATTGTGGGTTTTAGTATCATCATAATCAAACAAATGAACTATGAATAAGACTAGATGGATTTGAAGCACATGTACCATTTCTAATCTGACATGTCAATGCTGTAATTATTGCCCATCTCATGTATgctctgtttttctgttttaaaacataatgctgtcaTAGTAGTTTTTTGTCTGCTTGATATTTTATAGACTGgccttaaaagtaaaaaaaaatcacaaaacttTATACATCTGTGTATAATGTCATggtaaacagttttaaaacatagaaaaataacaaaaacagcaCTTAATACAAAACTCAACatcaataatacaatataatttctgtaaataaataacttttgatCATTGAATCCCTACAAAATGACTGATGGGTGGGGCATTGACCATTAGTTCATTGTATTGTTCTATGAACATCCACATTCTGTTCATGTAAGTATCTTCATAGTATGGAAGACCATTCTCTTTGATGAATTTAGTCACCAGTGGCTTGATCTTTAGGCACATGTTGTCCGATAACTTAGGGAAGAGGTGGTGTTCTATATGGCAACTTACTATTGCGTGTCCAAAGGTATAATCTAAGAAAGGATTCCGTGGAAGGTTGAGTACACCAGTAGACATCTGATAAATCCGCTTTGGACGACTTTTGGGCGAGTACATTGCTAATCCAATGTGCTGGAaaatgttgacatgaatataagGTATGGCAAGAACTGCCCTGTAGGTAAGAGTGCACAAAACTGCTCCCCAGAATGAGAATCCAGATATATTCATTAAAAGGTACAAATTAATTGTTAGTCCGAGAGGCATCAGTATTAAATATGTCAGTAGACTTTTCCATTTTCCCCATATGTCTTTTAGTACAATAGGTATAGTTACAACAGGTAAAAACAAAGGTACTACAAACATATATAAGTAGCTTGGTACAAATGGTACTTTCCATGTGCTAGAATCTCCTAATCCAATGATGTTTGTGTGTGGATGATGAACCTTAATATGGATATCATATCCCAGATCTCCAGAAAATGACCCACAAAGATCAGAAACGAAATAGACCATAAATGTGCCTAGCGCTTTACTACTACAAAGTGCACCGTGTTGAACTAAATGTGCAGTTTTAATAGCTATAGTTGAATGACAGCATCCAAGGACAAATACTCCCAACGCAACGGTTTGTATATTGCTTGATTTCATTAAGAAAAGAGCAACAAACACAAGTCCAAAACTGAGAAATAGAATCATCCAGTCCACTCCATGCCGGTCCCACCAACTACTGCTGTCTACAAGCTTGGTTACTTGTTGGTTTAACTCAGCAAAGTTTGGAAGTTCTTTGAGAGAAACataatcataaacatttttctCGTCCTTTCCTTCGATTACTTTGAGTTCCTTGCTAGCTTTGGGTCTACTTTTAGACATTTTGAACGAATGGCAAGAAATCTCCCGGCAGTAGTAATAAATTAAGGGACAGCTGATACATCAATCAATTTCTAGTCATGTGATGATGGTTGATAACAACAGATATATAACCTATCACCGAAAAAAAGGCTAATGGAAACCAACTAAGAACGGACGTTCTAGGACTTTTAACTTGAGTCATATCTTTAGTTTAATTTATAGCAAcatcttttaatgttttaacatCAGTACCtacatttaatattatttatttacagaatgtAGAATATAAATTGTTGTTCATGTGTTCAGATTTTCTTCTGTTCTGTTCTGAACAGGTATGATCCTCAATTATACATAGGAGCTGTGCCTCCAACTTGTAATCAAGGATAATTCTTATTGGTAGAGGTGCTAAAATTTAAGAGTTTTATTTATGTGTGATACAACAAATGCGAATTGtgaattttaaaactatatcaAAGTTTAAAGTTGTGTGctatttacatttatcatttacttagactaaataacatataatttttaccgtatgataatagcattaaattgacgttaatttcatatttttcgaattggtgcttagcgggctgatatgaaaagtttatcacatgcttcgattgttatcacatgcccttccgtaacgttatcacatggcattccggtgatactcgggcaattccggaaaatacacctcaatgctacgtttttagtgaaaaacatttcaaagtagtgtacaaaacaattatttgaaaactggaaagtatattgtgtaaaatgataaagaaaaatataattaaaaacaaacaaacaaacaaattattaaataaatgcattattttttctttctgaaacataatttagaaagtttcttttaaaataatgacttttccaaacaatgtttataattatgtacatgtatattgttgaattatttttttgtggattCGTTCAtatgaaactgttttttttttctgttgaggcatatgatagaaagatttcatattgaatgtatCCGGGGCAAATTTTgggtccgacgtccgtgaacgttttaagggcatacgatacagttttgatcctgtatttacaagttcataaaaatttgcatataggctattttttacctgattaatttaaatatgtaataaaaaatataccttcatgtgctactttttgagtcaAATTAGGTCGAAATTtggtatatttgctcaaaattcagatttgtgtccgtaatttctttttggaaagaaagacataacttttttgttataaaagataaacacaatttttttttggttgaataatcggtaatttctatattttataaatatgcaaaaaaatatgcaattttttattcagaaataactcatatttatcaaatgttcatgatttgaggaaaaaacgtcatttattactgcatgtttatcaaaattaaaaaaaaatcctctatttacagttttataaaatttgggtcacataatctccctgcaaaatgaaacaaaatgccgttttgaaaaataggggtccatgaactcgttttcaaattaaatcagtttgaatgataaaaatcagtcgaaaaatgcatcttttcccgatatgtcacagtttgacgtcgcgaaaataacaaattacgttagcaacgtcactgccttccctgtaactgtatcgtatgcccttaactcTTTAAACCTCgggaaccacgtaaaaggatcaaCACATGAATCTGTTAATTTTTCTTTACcgtgttgaagcatatgataaaaagatcataacatgtcatttttcatatcgcatgtattatcagccctcggtcaatatcagccctcgagccatgcggtcaacatttcagtaaaattaattttcaaatgttttagcTCTTTAAATACCTGCCGTTGAATTCAGTTATTCTCGTAGAATAAAGTGCTCGCCGAGTTGTTCATCACTTTCAAAGGCAttgcattttgtaaaaaaaatcattttacataATAGTTTCAGATCACAATTTGTCAACATATAACACTTAAAAAATGCCTAACTTTTGCATGTATATCGTTTATCGTTTATATTGTttctgtattgttatgagttacaaatTATGACTAAAATCAGCATAGACCCATTAAAACAACATCTGatgcaaaaattaaataatacttttagatatttggaatatacaattgctctcaataatgacgaattcagtatgtatattaaagagatttatcctgttgaattaactttaaataaagctaatgaaTGAACACTGCCCTTTTCTGGATCttgatatgtatataaataacggGAATCTTAATACCAAAGTTGacgataaaagagatgatttttatTGTTACCTATCCATTTTAAGATCATCTGATGGTGTCGTCCCCCTCGTCCCAACtttaatataatgtttttaaatcccaacttgtacgattcgctcatGTTAGAAACAACGTATTAGAATTTAGCGAAAGAAATCTATGTactactgaaaaattattacaataggattttcgatatcacaaactagtcaaaacatttgctaaattttatcatcggtacaaggaACTAATTcgtaaataaaaatacacatgCAGACATCTTGTACGTCAAGATCAGTGAGTgtgtcaaagacacaacaacccgaccaaagagcaaaatACAGCTGAAGTCTACCactgggtcttcaatacagtgaGAAAATCCAGCACACGGATGCATGCTTCAGCTGGCCgctaaaaaatgtatatacttgtttaaTGAGAATGGACGTAACACAAAACttcgaaatatataaaataaagtcaaataaaaaaaatcatacaagactaacaaagccGGCAATATGCTcttgatttgggacaggcgcaaaaatgcggcggggttaaacatgttttttaagatatctcctcctccctatacctctagccaatatagAAAAGAACAAACATACAGCAATACGCgtagtaaaactcagtttaaaaaaagGATAGACTATtttgtagattattttttagaAGACTTTTCAAACATAAAGAGCAACAGAATTGTTTCTAGAGCCATAGTCCTGATTCTACGCACCAGAAGAGTTGACAccttagtctttttttttaaagacattatAAACGTATATTACAACAATTGTTACTACAACGGAAACCAAGCTATTTTTATGTATCCTGTTATACACTGAATACCCAGGTAAGTAATCAGCTGCAGCGCTGGTATATATGTATGTCTCATAGGTATAATTgagttaaaatacattttaatgcaTTAAGCTTTAATCTGTTCCATCGTCTTAACTTCTTTTAATTGACCTCAGTAATGGATTACATTTCATCGTTTTGTTTTCGTTATATCTTTTTGAATGTATTCctgaacaaaaatttgataaacaattaCATTTGTCAATTTCTGATTAGATACATAATAGTCGAGGCCATGCCCggtgtattgtttattttagactttttattatttggaatttgaaatttttaacattgttatataaatcaaatatgagaatttgattaTAGCTAGTGCCCTTATTAAgggatttctttttataaattggaGTTACTTATGTCTCCTTTGGTCAATTGAtcagagcgggagtggatcgtaaccgacttggctagcgaagatgataAGATCTGTTAGCT
Above is a window of Mytilus trossulus isolate FHL-02 chromosome 4, PNRI_Mtr1.1.1.hap1, whole genome shotgun sequence DNA encoding:
- the LOC134714684 gene encoding fatty acid desaturase 6-like, which produces MSKSRPKASKELKVIEGKDEKNVYDYVSLKELPNFAELNQQVTKLVDSSSWWDRHGVDWMILFLSFGLVFVALFLMKSSNIQTVALGVFVLGCCHSTIAIKTAHLVQHGALCSSKALGTFMVYFVSDLCGSFSGDLGYDIHIKVHHPHTNIIGLGDSSTWKVPFVPSYLYMFVVPLFLPVVTIPIVLKDIWGKWKSLLTYLILMPLGLTINLYLLMNISGFSFWGAVLCTLTYRAVLAIPYIHVNIFQHIGLAMYSPKSRPKRIYQMSTGVLNLPRNPFLDYTFGHAIVSCHIEHHLFPKLSDNMCLKIKPLVTKFIKENGLPYYEDTYMNRMWMFIEQYNELMVNAPPISHFVGIQ